The genomic DNA aacctaccgaaattctgcaatgattcttcatttgcagttcaatttagcatttcagtttcgaagacaagggcaattttgctgtttaggATAaggattaagcttatcgaaatgtttgaactacacgAAAGAAGGCCaaggatgcgatccgctgaatatcaagcgacaatcccgctaaaatttttcataattatacataattatgcgaatgtttagacaatcaaccaatcaaaatcactacccggttttcgggtagtgagtgacgtcactggacggcattaacggctggtcgattcagacgttgttgagaggagaaaatgactcgaagcaatcagatgaatttcaggctagtaTCAATCAGGACTATTAGTGTAACCTCATATATtttcatcaaattgtagaacCATCATATGAAGTATGTGCTCTAATGTTATTCTGtttttttcctcagtttgaaTATACTCTGACATGTGCAGTTTGCACAAAACCTCAAGAGAAAGAGATGAGAGTTTTGGGCAGAATATCACAGGTGAGTATAATTTGCTAATATTTGAGGATTGAAACTAATGCTGGTATCACAAAATCTGATGTCTTTCAAAAAGTACCTTATCTCTCCAAAAAATAAACTATTGTAAGCAACCTTTAGAAAATAGGTGAAATAGGTGTTTGCAACTACAGCTGGCCATTTGCGAGAATGGGCTCACGTAAGCGACTATTTGATTGGGGAGTGTCATCATTTTTTGAGTGCTTTAAGCAGAAAGATTGGAATCGTTGTTGGTTACCAGTGGCATTGCAAACTTGTTTAATCAtagttattaaaataattttctactgTATTAACTCCAAACCAATGTACTTagatttttagcattttataCAGTATGTATATGGGTAATGTGATGctattaatattattgtgcTGAAAATTGTATCTTCACAGAAAGTGTATGCGTCACCAAACAGACGGAGGTTAGAGTACAACTTAATGTGgtcacaattattttttttgccaacAGCTTGTAACCAGTATGTCATGGAGTTGTGTATTAAGAGCAATCATGACTGCCAAAATAATTTCACATTAATTAATGAGTCCAACCTCACAGAATGCTAGAAATTCATTTTGCAAGGGTAGCTTTCTCTCATCAGGCTTTTCTTGGTGATGGGTAATTTTTCCTGGAAATAAGACTCAATCAATATTTCTATTATGTGACTAATACTGCCTGTAGATTTTTGCAACAGGTATACTGTGTGACTTCTTAGGTggttttttgtgtgtttgtgcATGTGCCTCAATGTTCTGCATTTGTTACATCCTTTTTTACTGGTTACAAATtgcagtgccgtagccagaccaaacggccaaccgaggcaggcgggagttgctaggggggttcgggggcatgccccccccccccccccccccccctgagaaattttgaactttagtctctcggaaatgcgatttgcagcgttttctgggcctttcggtaactttttttcgagttaatttaagtggaatttaaaaagcaataatcagaaacaagctacataatctcggtgaccgttaacctcgccaatggttttgatcagtatttgttcaaaaaaaatttgagttaacgtacgtagccccttgagatcgatgatgtggtaattttttcatagtatattgactgaattgctgaattctttgtaatatcatgatgcgttaaaaatatccgatgatcgcttatgtaaaataaaaatgatcggcgaaattcgtcaaaattttaccaaggcgagtgcctcggttggcctcatactagctacggcgctgaaTTGCCGTTTGGCGCAGAAATTTGCATTGGTTATCACAACCATATCTTCTGACAAAAGTCAAAGTGTGACGCAGTACCTAAGCCTGTATTAAACAAGGATAAGTACTTAACTGTCTTACAGTGGTTTTAAAATGTAATCAGATTATACCTGGTTATTATCAAGGTATTTGCACTTGTGATTTTGCCTTTTAAATATCATTCTACTGAGGATCTACTGTGTTTTGAAAGTTCTTTGGTTTTTCATGTGATATTTCTCAAAATACTTTAGCTAGTGATTTTCATTATCTTGAATAATATGTCAAGTAAAGTATAGGATATAAAGGAAACTGAGAATTAACGTGAATTTATTTTGACCTACAACATAATCAAAAGACAATTGGGTAGttgtgaatttctttttttaaatctcaattcttttcacttctttttcagAATGGACACCAAAGGGAGTTCTGCTGAAATTTCTTATCCaaacatattttttattttagacaattttGAAGAAGTAAGTTTGTATACCTGTTTTAAGTATATCACTTACTCCCTTGTATAGGATTGAGGAAAAGAACATTGTAGATATGCTGTTTATTTAGTTTCTTTCTGTTTATTATCTTCATGTTTTCTAAAATTTCCTTAAATCAGATTTGGCCTagttatttctttgtttaagtGACAGCACTATTGATTTAACAAGGTAATATTCTGAGCTATCTTTGACTGCCAAGAACACCAGTAAGAAAATTCTCAACTGACACAAAGCAAATTCAAAACTAAAGCGAGCAAGTTGTTCAAGGCAACTGGGAAATTGCTCCATGCAAACTGTCAATAATTGACTGATTACCAGCATTGCTATGGAGGGTTGCAAGGCAGCCATCAAAAGAACATCTGGTTTGACTTTAATAAACTCCAAATACTAATTTTCACTTAGTATGGCTTCTTTCTCTTCAGACATTCAAAGACTTTGCACTTCAAGAGAATGAAATGGTGTGTGTGGAGTTAGTAGCCAAAGATAAGGTGCGAAAATCGCCTTTACAATGTACGTGTCCCCACTTTTTGTTTGACACCCAAGCTGCAAGTGGACAAAAGCTTAAGAAATTTATGCTACTGACAAATCTATTGCTCCTATTGTTAACTGTGTCAATTTCCATTTAAACATCTTAAATCACTCAAATCCTTTAATTTATATGTATGTCAGAGGCACATGCATGGCACCCACATGAGTAGAGCCTAACCTAGTTTCTGGGAAATATTGAGGTGCTGTGGAGTATCACTATCTCCTCTCTTCTAGGATGGGATGCAAGTCCATTGCACTGTTACTCCACTGTCACTGGTACCATTATAAATACACTAAGGAGATCATAATTatgaagtttttttaaaatactgcATATGGCCCCAGGACCCAAACCTGTACCTTTATATCTGACTTGGTGCTAATTAAAGCATCTCTCGCACCCCTTTCTTATACATTCACTCATATCAGTCTGTAATTGAAAACTTTCCTGAAGGGGGAGTCCCATCTAATGTGGCTAAAAAAATACCTCATTCAACAGTTTTATATAATGGGATGGAGTTTTTCTCTCTATAGACTGAATCAGTTGAAGGAGTCATCTTCTTAGGATCAATAAGATATGAGTCACTCAAGAAGGTTTATGATAGTCGAGTAAGTACTCTCACTGGATATAGTGTGGGGATGTTCTCCTTGAATGCATTCATTTTCTTGCCAGGCTACAGTGTATTATTGTTACTACACGGTGTTCATATTctgataaatgaaaaaattttaaataataaaatagagTTTCATCAAGAGAAGTTTGTATTGTGTTCTTTAATTTAGCCATTGTTTAAGAgtctgaaaaaaataactaaactTGGCCCCAGGGTGATCACAAGGAGCATGACAACCACTGGGGACATTATGGTTACAATCACAAAGAAGGTTCCAAGCAAAAGTCCTTTAAATTTCTTAAGCAACCAGAAAAGATTGAAAGTGGGAGTTGTGTTTGTTATGGAAGTTGTGGAGGTTGTACTGTTTGTGGGAGTTGTACCAGTACTGTTGATCAAGTTTTGGGAGTTGTACATGTTAGaggttaaaattaaattcagataaattttttaaccttagttgattctcaatttctctCGTCTCCTATCCCTAATTaatcatgaattagggctaagagacaaaggaaattgagaatcaaccaaggttaaaaaatttatcTGAAtcttgacctgtaacatatacctACAAAAGTATTACTAAAGAGGTTCATTCGAATGGTCACAAAAACTCAAAGAGACTCAAAAATTAGAACTACGGTTGAACCTAGGCCTCCATTAAGCAACCATGTATTAAGCagccaccctctattaagcggccagtaaCCAAAGTCCCAAAATAATAGTAGGAAAGAATGGGGAATTAAACCTCAATAAAGTGGCTGCGGCCATCCTTTTGGCTGTCCCAACAAGCAGTTTTTCCATTATtttcacctctattaagcggccataAAGAGCTTGATACACTTAGTTTGGCTTCCTTGTAATATatgatgaataaaaataaagtctTAGAAGGTGATGACCAATTGTTGAGCAGTGATGTTCCTCTCATTGCGTATTTGTTTCAAACTAAAGTaatgtttctgctaaagattatgctaatttatgacaAACCTCTATTGTGTGGCCAACCTCAGTTAAGCAGCCACTTACTGGTactgggggggagggggggggggtggccgctcaatggaggttcaactgtacattaagggcctgtttacatggaggtggggtacCCCAGATATGTGAGGTAACATGcagcgggtcaccccacctatcttATAAATGtgttcaaattaaaatgagagattatgtggacaggcaGGTTATCCACcaaagcaggttacctcacctacctggggtcccccacctccctgtaaacaggccctaatttTTGGTtacttttgtttatatttgctTAGGGCTAATGTTCAGTTTTAGttgtaaaaaattaattttatgtcTCTATTTAGGCCAGTGTAGCCAGTAAAGTTGCCCGCAAAGTATCATTGGGGTGGTGGAGAGGGCCTGCTAATGTGGAATTTATTAAGATGAAAGGCCCTGGTGGTAAAGGACATGCAGAGATGGCAATCTCTCAACAGAGGACTGTGGATGATAGGACTTGCTTAGcagaaatggaaaataatgaCTGGTACAGTAATGCTCAAACCATAAATGTATTACTGACATGAACTTTAAGACAAATTTAGTTGTCTTTCCGTTCTTAGTTGGTTATCATATGCAAAATTTATAGTAGTTGAAGAAGTGCTTGGAAATTAACGTTAATAGACTTATCATGTCTTAGCAGACAGCCAGGACAGTGTTAACAATGATATAATAGTAATATGGCCTGAAAGACAGTGTTGATCAGCTTTGTTATACAAGTGCACTCACCCACTGGTTGAtatgattttgtttgtttgcaggAGAACATGTGCTGCCTGTGGAGAGAGAATGGCATCGTCACCTTCACTAACTCAGACAGACGTGCCCGACATTCCAGATGAAAAGTGCTATTGTGGGGTTGAAATAAAAGGTGTTGACCCCAGATGGACAAGGAGTTGTGATGGCATAAAAAGAAACCCTGATTGCAGCTCAGACAAGAGGAAGAAAGGTTCTTCTTATATTTAAACCAGAGTTTAGACATTGCTAATTTTAACCAACTTCAATGCAGTTTTCAATGTTTGCCAAGCATGATATCGAAACGTTTTTTTTGCTGTAACAGCATCAAGAAGGCTTATAGCCCAGGTTAGAAAACAAATCTTAGGGTCCAATGATTTTAGACTTTGTTTACTGAAACTATGGATCAGTCATTTAAATGAAGTAACTTAGACTGCAGTTTTAGATAATCACTGGACCTTCAAAGTAATTTCTTATCTTAAGcagaaaaacgcttttctattCTGCTCTATGCTCTGGACTATGCCAACTCTTGTGGTCAGCATTACACTCTCCCTGTCTTATCCAACCTACTTATAATCTTTCAGGTGAtcctgtattaatttttttaatgaagccaacattaacaagaaaaattaagagtACTATTATTTGACATTTAAATGTTTTCAGCCTCATTATCAGGGATAAAAAGTTGTTGAatgtcaaaagttgttacaagagttgagttttgaaaaataatagaaataataatattgataatgtttattgataataaattattgaaattcctttcttgtttttatttatcatCAGGATCGTCATCTTCACAACACTGGATGAAATTCAGGTGcgttattttataataatattcttTCCCACTTTCTTAacctttttactgatttttggGACTGAATaatataattttatattttgttatcACACAGAAAAAAACCTTTAAGCAGTCTTGCACTATCTGCTTACCTAACCTATGTAACACTCCCATGGAACAAAATTATGAAAGGTGAGTTCAGAAACTATCACCAAGTACTTGTCAACAGTTTAGGGATGCATACCATAAGACAGAACTATCCAACCAGACAAGTCATTTTGAAAAAGACAAAGCCTTTTTAAGAGTTTTCGCTAAAAACTTGATGACATGCTGTGCATAGTATCATTAGAATCTAATAGAGGCTGGACAGATGTAACTAACAGTGGAATTTTCTTTATCAGTAGGCTGGTCAGTTCTGATTAATGTTAAGCACCCTAGGTAAATACGTAATGGGTGTCACTTTGTCAAATATTTACCTAGGAAAGGCACAGTCTTAGATGACATTCTCCCATACATAAAATTTCATAATGACAAATTATATCAACAATATTTTACGGGCAAAGTTAGAATGAATCGTGAAACATGTATGTACTGCATACTTGTTTTGCATACAATACCTACTGACAGTGGTTTTCAGATTATCATGTGTTAGAGttattaaaaagcaaacaaaaattgttCTCTTACCTTATTACACTTTGGCTGATCCAAACTAGTCAAAAGTTTACTCTTCCTCCCCATTCTTATTTACAAAGACGAGTAAACTTCATCAGAACAGGCCTGTGCCTAATATGCATATCTGACAGTTAGATTCAAAGTTATCTGCAAGTTGAATAAACATGTGATCCTTTGTATTAGCAATTTCGGTTTCAAGCACTtagacaaatattaaaaaataatctaTGTTCTGATGAGTGctgggggagaggggggtggTAATTCCCATGACCCTCCCCAGTGGATTTGCCTCTTACTTCAGTGCATATCGTAACAACTCAGAACAGAGACTGCTTACCTACTCATCTGAAGTACACCTGAGTGGAGAAGGAGACTTTACTAGAAGAGAAATTTTACTTTGTGTGTTATTTTTCAGAGgacatatttaaaaaaatgtaggcCACGATGTACATGTAAAAAACTTGATTTGTCAGTTTACCTTgtattaatttgaattttttttcttggcagaTATCTTGGAAGTGAGACAACCTCCCATTTTATCTTAGCATTACATTTTTTCTATATTCACTAATAGATTGAGTATACTTGCAAATAAcaacaaatataaaatatttatcTATTGTTACTCTTGTGATTATAGTATTAAACTATAGATTTAGGAACATTTCAATAAAACTGAGAAATGCCCTGTGGATGATTTTAATCAAATCAAATTTGatagtaataatattgtaattaaTATCGGAgctcacagaaaaaaaatgatgcagATTGTTATCAGCAAATAGCTGCTATGTCAGCCAGCAAACTGTTTTACTGATCTTTAAAATGC from Porites lutea chromosome 6, jaPorLute2.1, whole genome shotgun sequence includes the following:
- the LOC140941479 gene encoding uncharacterized protein KIAA0930-like produces the protein MAAAQSGNSITKVLESICRERRRENLDKESEEGFIVLAIESFWTRLFSQYFICSDDETRDDLLFYVKGKSANKDGKVTKDAESKIAVFRKDSKVLPSLGDPSIDWEESVYLNLILHQFEYTLTCAVCTKPQEKEMRVLGRISQKVYASPNRRRMDTKGSSAEISYPNIFFILDNFEETFKDFALQENEMVCVELVAKDKTESVEGVIFLGSIRYESLKKVYDSRASVASKVARKVSLGWWRGPANVEFIKMKGPGGKGHAEMAISQQRTVDDRTCLAEMENNDWRTCAACGERMASSPSLTQTDVPDIPDEKCYCGVEIKGVDPRWTRSCDGIKRNPDCSSDKRKKGSSSSQHWMKFRKKPLSSLALSAYLTYVTLPWNKIMKDILEVRQPPILS